From a region of the Candidatus Rokuibacteriota bacterium genome:
- a CDS encoding 4Fe-4S dicluster domain-containing protein, which translates to MAEPMGFYTDTTVCIGCKACEVACKEWNQLPATNGGVTTLSGDSYDNTRRLDGIHWRHVKFIEQFSLDRRDGRWLMMSDVCKHCVRAGCLEVCPTGAIIRTEFDTVVIQSDVCNGCRDCIAACPFGVIDINPVSGTAQKCTLCYDRMRAGMEPACSTACPTDSIQFGPVASLRKRAEARVAQLQQAGEKRAHLYGADERMLGGLNSFYLLVDRPEVYGLPPDPRMPTRNLKAGSLWSMLGAVVIGRMGLVSFRMRGGREEGPGGRLDT; encoded by the coding sequence ATGGCTGAGCCGATGGGGTTCTACACGGACACGACCGTCTGCATCGGCTGCAAGGCGTGCGAGGTCGCGTGCAAGGAGTGGAACCAGCTGCCCGCCACCAACGGCGGCGTGACCACCCTGAGCGGCGACAGCTACGACAACACCCGGCGCCTCGACGGTATCCACTGGCGGCACGTGAAGTTCATCGAGCAGTTCAGCCTCGACCGCCGGGACGGCCGCTGGCTGATGATGAGCGACGTCTGCAAGCACTGTGTGCGGGCCGGGTGCCTCGAGGTCTGCCCGACGGGCGCGATCATCCGCACCGAGTTCGACACGGTGGTGATCCAGTCCGACGTCTGCAACGGCTGCCGCGACTGCATCGCCGCCTGCCCCTTCGGCGTCATCGACATCAACCCGGTGTCGGGGACGGCGCAGAAGTGCACGCTCTGCTACGACCGGATGCGCGCGGGCATGGAGCCCGCGTGCTCGACGGCTTGCCCCACGGACTCGATCCAGTTCGGCCCCGTGGCCAGCCTGAGGAAGCGCGCGGAGGCGCGCGTCGCCCAGCTCCAGCAGGCCGGGGAGAAGCGGGCGCACCTGTACGGCGCCGACGAGCGGATGCTGGGCGGACTGAACTCGTTCTACCTGCTCGTCGATCGCCCCGAGGTCTACGGCCTGCCTCCCGATCCGCGGATGCCCACCCGCAACCTGAAGGCCGGATCGCTGTGGTCGATGCTCGGCGCCGTGGTGATCGGCCGCATGGGGCTCGTGAGCTTCCGCATGCGGGGCGGGCGAGAGGAGGGGCCCGGTGGACGCCTCGATACCTAG
- the nrfD gene encoding polysulfide reductase NrfD yields the protein MPSTYFTAGPHWRWLIVLYFFVGGIAGGTYFLAALIDCAGRPGDRPLARLGYYVAFPAVIVCGILLVLDLNRPDRFWHMLVQSATWKPMFKAYSPMSVGAWALLGFGFFSLLSFLAALAEERSGRWQRFGVLRPPGPLGLVAVALGGLFGLFLSGYTGVLLAVTNRPVWADTPLLGLVFVVSAASTSAAVLMLLGSGRRWPRADLAALQRFDAWALILELVVLAALVASLGSVARLWLNGWGVLLGLGVVVLGILVPLLLHWRVRLGGLTPTMAAVLVLLGGFLLRVVIVMSTEVV from the coding sequence ATACCTAGCACGTACTTCACGGCTGGCCCGCACTGGCGCTGGCTCATCGTGCTGTACTTCTTCGTGGGAGGCATCGCCGGCGGCACCTACTTCCTTGCCGCCCTCATCGACTGCGCCGGCCGCCCGGGGGACCGGCCGCTCGCGCGCCTCGGCTACTACGTGGCGTTCCCCGCGGTGATCGTGTGCGGAATCCTGCTGGTCCTCGACCTCAATCGTCCCGATCGCTTCTGGCACATGCTGGTGCAGTCCGCGACGTGGAAGCCGATGTTCAAGGCGTACTCCCCGATGTCGGTCGGCGCCTGGGCGCTGCTGGGCTTCGGCTTCTTCTCGTTGCTGTCGTTCCTGGCGGCTCTCGCGGAGGAGCGGTCTGGACGCTGGCAGCGGTTCGGCGTGCTGCGCCCGCCCGGCCCGCTCGGCCTCGTGGCCGTCGCCCTCGGCGGCCTGTTCGGGCTGTTCCTCTCCGGCTACACCGGCGTCCTCCTCGCCGTCACCAACCGGCCGGTATGGGCGGACACCCCGCTGCTGGGGCTCGTCTTCGTGGTCTCCGCGGCCTCCACGTCGGCGGCGGTGCTGATGCTCCTGGGCTCCGGCCGGCGCTGGCCGCGGGCGGACCTGGCCGCCCTCCAGCGTTTCGACGCGTGGGCGCTCATCCTCGAGCTGGTCGTGCTGGCCGCGCTCGTGGCCTCGCTCGGCTCGGTGGCGCGCCTGTGGCTGAACGGCTGGGGTGTCCTCCTCGGGCTGGGCGTCGTCGTGCTCGGCATCCTCGTCCCCCTGCTCCTGCACTGGCGGGTCCGCCTCGGCGGGCTCACGCCCACCATGGCGGCCGTGCTCGTGCTCCTCGGCGGCTTCCTCCTCCGCGTCGTGATCGTCATGTCGACGGAGGTCGTGTGA
- a CDS encoding formate dehydrogenase accessory protein FdhE, which yields MTSASESARLARVAQEHAGSRGWIALLQEALRETVQAGWADVVPGAGPAETRAGAPLLAGVRMVVDGGLAKRWMRRLLGAAVGIGTPAATLGAAALRLDAVDLLEAALEDDERRLKHLALDAGADAAALRAVAPLLAMPALHACRAAWATRLPVAWREGYCPVCGAWPMLAELRGLERARHLRCGRCGSSWATDWLRCPFCGNDDHETLRSLLSEDSRESRRVDACGKCRGYVKTQATLTASSPTEVMVEDVVTVAWDICALAEGYLRPSGAGHHLGVTVQAGVRGRRRGWWR from the coding sequence GTGACGTCAGCGTCTGAGTCGGCCCGGCTCGCGCGGGTGGCGCAGGAGCATGCCGGGTCGCGCGGGTGGATCGCGCTGCTGCAGGAGGCGCTGCGCGAGACCGTCCAAGCGGGCTGGGCCGACGTGGTGCCCGGCGCCGGCCCGGCTGAGACACGCGCGGGAGCGCCGTTGCTCGCCGGGGTCAGGATGGTCGTGGACGGCGGCCTCGCCAAGCGCTGGATGCGGCGGCTGCTCGGCGCCGCGGTCGGGATCGGCACGCCGGCGGCGACGCTCGGCGCCGCTGCTCTGCGCCTCGACGCCGTCGATCTGCTGGAGGCGGCTCTCGAGGACGACGAGAGACGGCTGAAGCACCTCGCCCTCGACGCCGGCGCCGACGCGGCGGCGCTGCGGGCGGTGGCGCCGCTGCTTGCGATGCCGGCGCTCCACGCCTGCCGCGCCGCCTGGGCCACGCGCCTCCCGGTCGCGTGGCGCGAGGGCTACTGTCCGGTGTGCGGGGCGTGGCCGATGCTGGCGGAGCTGCGCGGCCTCGAGCGGGCGCGCCACCTGCGCTGCGGCCGCTGCGGGAGCAGCTGGGCGACGGACTGGCTGCGCTGCCCGTTCTGCGGCAACGACGATCACGAGACGCTCCGCTCGCTCCTGTCCGAGGACAGCCGGGAGTCGCGCCGCGTGGACGCGTGCGGCAAGTGTCGCGGGTACGTCAAGACGCAGGCGACGCTCACGGCGTCCTCGCCGACGGAGGTCATGGTGGAGGACGTGGTGACCGTCGCCTGGGACATCTGCGCCCTCGCGGAAGGCTATCTGCGCCCGTCGGGCGCCGGGCACCACCTCGGCGTGACCGTGCAGGCGGGGGTCCGGGGCCGGAGGCGCGGCTGGTGGCGGTGA